A part of Catenulispora sp. GP43 genomic DNA contains:
- a CDS encoding PaaX family transcriptional regulator C-terminal domain-containing protein, with product MEGSEAWPRVTRRRETSTFSARSLLMTLLGEYVLPRERPPWTSTIVEALSADGVEEKAARQALARTAAEGWIASERLGRRVRWTLTPEGRRLLTEGAERIFGFGRTTPAWDGRWLMLLVTVPETRRDLRQRLRTRLTWAGFGTPDPGVWINPDPAREDEARQVLHDLDLEQAAMSFTAAHGTVGSQTAMVARAWDLRTLEAEYEAFVTAFGALAPDTDTNTDAAALRAQSRLVHEWRRFPFLDPHLPRELLPADWSGVKAVEVFHARHAEWNEAAQRGWDTLDGE from the coding sequence ATGGAGGGGTCCGAAGCATGGCCGCGCGTGACTCGGCGTCGTGAGACGAGCACCTTCAGTGCCCGATCACTGTTGATGACGCTCCTCGGCGAATACGTTCTCCCCCGCGAACGCCCACCATGGACCTCGACCATCGTGGAAGCACTCAGCGCGGACGGCGTCGAGGAGAAGGCCGCCCGCCAGGCACTCGCCCGCACCGCCGCGGAAGGCTGGATCGCCTCGGAACGCCTCGGCCGCCGCGTGCGCTGGACACTCACCCCCGAGGGGCGCCGGCTGCTGACCGAAGGCGCCGAGCGCATCTTCGGCTTCGGACGCACCACGCCCGCCTGGGACGGCCGCTGGCTCATGCTCCTGGTGACGGTCCCGGAGACCCGCCGCGATCTGCGCCAGCGCCTGCGCACCCGGCTCACCTGGGCCGGCTTCGGCACCCCCGACCCCGGCGTCTGGATCAACCCGGACCCGGCCCGCGAGGACGAGGCCCGGCAGGTCCTGCACGACCTGGACCTGGAGCAGGCCGCGATGTCGTTCACCGCGGCCCACGGCACCGTCGGCAGCCAGACCGCGATGGTCGCGCGCGCCTGGGACCTGCGCACCCTGGAAGCCGAATACGAAGCATTCGTCACGGCTTTCGGCGCCCTCGCCCCCGACACCGACACCAACACCGACGCGGCCGCCCTGCGCGCCCAGAGCCGCCTGGTCCACGAGTGGCGCCGCTTCCCGTTCCTCGACCCGCACCTGCCGCGCGAGCTGTTGCCCGCCGACTGGTCCGGCGTGAAAGCAGTCGAGGTCTTCCATGCGCGGCACGCCGAATGGAACGAGGCGGCGCAACGGGGATGGGACACCCTGGACGGCGAGTGA
- a CDS encoding cold-shock protein, whose product MTDGTVKWFNAEKGFGFIEQDGGGPDVFAHFSNIAADGYRELQEGQRVSFEITQGQKGPQAVNIVPAR is encoded by the coding sequence ATGACTGACGGTACCGTGAAGTGGTTCAACGCGGAAAAGGGCTTCGGGTTCATCGAGCAGGACGGCGGCGGCCCCGACGTCTTCGCGCATTTCTCGAACATCGCCGCCGACGGCTACCGCGAGCTCCAGGAGGGCCAGCGGGTCAGCTTCGAGATCACGCAGGGCCAGAAGGGCCCGCAGGCTGTGAACATCGTTCCGGCCCGATAG
- a CDS encoding RNA polymerase-binding protein RbpA translates to MGRSGIRGSRIGAGPSGENERGASVAQVRVTFWCAIGHSTSPIFAASADTPTTWDCRDCHRPAGLDPDSPPALAPAVPFKSHLAYVRDRRSDADAEAILAEALTKLRTAA, encoded by the coding sequence ATGGGACGTAGCGGGATACGCGGGAGCAGAATAGGCGCAGGCCCCAGCGGCGAGAACGAACGCGGCGCGTCAGTCGCACAGGTCAGGGTGACCTTCTGGTGCGCGATCGGCCATTCGACCAGTCCGATCTTCGCGGCTTCAGCGGATACCCCCACGACTTGGGACTGCCGCGATTGTCACCGTCCCGCCGGCTTGGACCCCGACAGCCCTCCGGCTCTGGCGCCGGCGGTCCCGTTCAAATCCCACCTGGCCTACGTCCGCGACCGGCGCAGCGACGCCGATGCCGAGGCGATCCTCGCCGAGGCGCTCACCAAACTCCGTACCGCCGCCTGA
- the boxB gene encoding benzoyl-CoA 2,3-epoxidase subunit BoxB, translating to MPVPIDYSERIPNNVGLAGDRRLQRALEGWQPRFLDWWRDLGPALPTKDVYLRTATAVGRDGWAHFAHVPMEQYRWGIFLAERDPDRVIGFGRHKGEPAWQQVPGEHRAVLQRLIVIQGDTEPASVEQQRVLGRTAPSLYDLRNLFQVNVEEGRHLWAMVYLLHAFFGREGREEADQLLLRHSGDHDSPRILGAFNEATTDWLQFFMFTYFTDRDGKYQLGTLKESGFDPLARTCEFMLKEEAHHMFVGTTGVQRVVERTAQQMAAHDTEDVLPYGAIPLPIIQRYLNFQLSVSLDLFGSEQSTNAGTYFSAGVKGRWQEARRDDDHVLIGAERSMTVVEDGRLTSKPVPLLNALNLDLRDEYIADCARGVKRWNQVLAEAGLPRRLSLPHEGFHRKVGAYAGHHISPDGEVLDAATWDARSKDWLPTPEDRAAVASLMQPEYEPGRFAAWITPPRTGINEQPVEFDYVHLAEEGIG from the coding sequence ATGCCCGTGCCGATCGACTACAGCGAACGCATCCCCAACAACGTCGGCCTGGCCGGCGACCGGCGCCTGCAGCGCGCCTTGGAGGGCTGGCAGCCCCGGTTCCTGGACTGGTGGCGCGACCTCGGCCCGGCCCTGCCCACGAAGGACGTCTATCTGCGCACTGCCACAGCTGTCGGCCGGGACGGCTGGGCCCACTTCGCGCACGTCCCGATGGAGCAGTACCGCTGGGGCATCTTCCTGGCCGAACGTGACCCGGACCGGGTCATCGGCTTCGGACGCCACAAGGGCGAACCGGCGTGGCAGCAGGTCCCCGGCGAGCACCGGGCCGTCCTGCAGCGCCTGATCGTCATCCAGGGCGACACCGAGCCGGCCTCGGTCGAGCAGCAGCGGGTCCTCGGCCGGACCGCGCCGAGCCTGTACGACCTGCGCAACCTCTTCCAGGTCAACGTCGAGGAAGGCCGGCACCTGTGGGCGATGGTCTACCTGCTGCACGCCTTCTTCGGGCGCGAGGGCCGCGAAGAGGCCGACCAGCTGCTGCTCAGGCACTCCGGCGACCACGACAGCCCCCGGATACTCGGAGCCTTCAACGAGGCGACCACCGACTGGCTCCAGTTCTTCATGTTCACCTACTTCACTGACCGGGACGGCAAGTACCAGCTCGGCACCCTGAAGGAATCGGGCTTCGACCCCCTGGCCCGCACCTGCGAGTTCATGCTCAAGGAAGAGGCGCACCACATGTTCGTCGGCACGACCGGCGTGCAGCGGGTGGTGGAACGGACCGCGCAGCAGATGGCCGCGCACGACACCGAGGACGTCCTCCCGTACGGCGCCATACCCTTGCCGATCATCCAACGTTATCTGAACTTTCAACTATCGGTGTCGCTGGACCTGTTCGGCTCCGAGCAGTCCACGAACGCCGGCACCTACTTCAGCGCCGGGGTGAAAGGCCGCTGGCAGGAGGCACGCCGTGACGACGACCACGTCCTGATCGGCGCCGAACGCTCGATGACAGTGGTCGAGGATGGCCGCCTGACGTCGAAGCCGGTCCCATTGCTCAACGCCCTGAATCTGGACCTCCGCGACGAGTACATCGCCGACTGCGCACGCGGGGTGAAGCGCTGGAACCAAGTACTCGCCGAGGCCGGGCTTCCGCGGCGCTTGTCCCTGCCGCACGAAGGATTCCACCGCAAGGTCGGCGCCTACGCGGGTCATCACATCAGCCCGGACGGCGAAGTCCTCGACGCCGCCACCTGGGACGCACGGTCGAAGGACTGGCTGCCGACGCCGGAGGACCGCGCGGCGGTGGCCTCGCTGATGCAGCCGGAGTACGAGCCGGGACGCTTCGCGGCCTGGATCACGCCGCCGCGCACCGGCATCAACGAGCAGCCGGTCGAGTTCGACTACGTGCACCTGGCCGAGGAGGGCATCGGATGA
- the boxC gene encoding 2,3-epoxybenzoyl-CoA dihydrolase, whose product MTGVDFDTAPDRYRHWTLQIDGAVATLRLAVAEDGGLVPGYALKLNSYDLGVDIELYDAVQRLRFEHPEVRAVVLTGGLERMFCAGANIRMLAQSSHAWKVNFCKFTNETRCGIEDASAHSGQTWIAAVNGPAAGGGYELALACEHIVLVDDGSTTVSLPEVALLGVLPGTGGLTRLTDKRHVRRDRADVFATKTEGFRGTTALDWGLVDTIAAPARFTADVARVAEEAVRRSRRAEGIGAGAEKGIALTPLARVVTEDSLTYPFLAVRIDRAARRADLTLFGPGEAPPADVHTQGADYWPLALTRALDDAILRLRTNEPEIGTWVLRTRGSVDMVSAYDAQLTTLADDWFVNEVRHYCKRTLKRLDMTSRSLVAVIDPGSCFAGLLLETALAADRQYMLDGVFEDIDPDAEPAVLMVTAANLAAWPTANGLSRLAMRFWGHDGGLEAAAYVGERLNADVAVELGLVTYAHDDLDFEDELRLALQERAALSPDALTGMEANLRFPGPETMETKIFGRLAAWQNWVFVRPNASGPDGALSRYGSGVAAEFDHRRV is encoded by the coding sequence ATGACCGGCGTGGACTTCGACACCGCGCCGGACCGGTACCGGCACTGGACGCTGCAGATCGACGGCGCGGTCGCCACGCTCCGGCTGGCCGTCGCCGAGGACGGCGGCCTGGTGCCGGGCTACGCGCTGAAGCTGAACTCCTACGACCTCGGCGTCGACATCGAGCTCTACGACGCCGTGCAGCGGCTGCGCTTCGAGCATCCGGAGGTCCGCGCCGTAGTGCTCACCGGCGGCTTGGAGAGGATGTTCTGCGCCGGCGCGAACATCAGGATGCTGGCTCAGTCCTCGCACGCGTGGAAGGTGAACTTCTGCAAGTTCACCAACGAGACCCGCTGCGGGATCGAGGACGCGAGCGCGCATTCCGGGCAGACCTGGATCGCCGCGGTGAACGGCCCGGCGGCCGGCGGCGGCTACGAGCTGGCGCTGGCGTGCGAGCACATCGTGCTGGTCGACGACGGTTCCACGACCGTGTCGCTGCCCGAGGTGGCGCTGCTGGGCGTGCTGCCGGGCACCGGCGGGCTGACCAGGCTGACGGACAAGCGGCACGTGCGCCGCGACCGCGCGGACGTCTTCGCCACCAAGACCGAGGGCTTCCGCGGGACGACCGCGCTGGACTGGGGACTGGTCGACACGATCGCCGCGCCGGCGCGGTTCACGGCGGACGTCGCACGCGTGGCCGAGGAGGCGGTGCGCCGGTCACGCCGGGCCGAGGGGATCGGCGCCGGGGCTGAGAAAGGCATCGCGTTGACGCCGTTGGCGCGGGTCGTGACCGAGGACTCGCTGACGTATCCGTTTCTGGCGGTGCGGATCGACCGTGCCGCACGGCGTGCGGACCTCACCCTGTTCGGACCCGGCGAAGCGCCGCCCGCCGACGTCCACACTCAGGGTGCTGATTACTGGCCGCTGGCCCTGACCCGCGCGCTCGACGACGCGATACTGCGGCTGCGTACGAACGAGCCGGAGATCGGGACGTGGGTCCTGCGCACCCGCGGCTCGGTGGACATGGTCTCGGCGTACGACGCGCAGCTGACCACCCTGGCCGACGACTGGTTCGTGAACGAGGTGCGGCACTACTGCAAGCGGACGTTGAAGCGGCTGGACATGACGAGCCGAAGCCTGGTGGCGGTGATCGACCCGGGAAGCTGCTTCGCCGGCCTGCTGCTCGAGACCGCGCTGGCCGCGGACCGGCAGTACATGCTGGACGGCGTGTTCGAGGACATCGATCCGGACGCCGAGCCCGCCGTGCTGATGGTGACGGCCGCGAACCTGGCCGCGTGGCCGACGGCGAACGGGCTGAGCCGCCTGGCGATGCGCTTCTGGGGCCACGACGGCGGCCTGGAAGCCGCGGCGTACGTGGGGGAACGGCTGAACGCCGACGTGGCGGTGGAACTGGGGCTGGTGACCTACGCGCACGACGATCTGGACTTCGAGGACGAGCTCCGCCTTGCGCTGCAAGAACGGGCCGCGCTGTCGCCGGACGCGTTGACCGGGATGGAGGCGAATCTCCGCTTCCCCGGGCCCGAGACCATGGAGACGAAGATCTTCGGCCGGCTGGCCGCATGGCAGAACTGGGTGTTCGTGCGGCCGAACGCCTCGGGCCCGGACGGTGCGCTGTCGCGATACGGCTCGGGGGTGGCGGCGGAGTTCGATCATCGGCGGGTGTGA
- a CDS encoding DUF5994 family protein has translation MSEHFIPATHEREPEPELRHFASGCLPRLALEPTMAGTGLFDGAWWPRSYALAAELPDLITALGAHLGQIRRVALDTACWADVPRSITVNGEIVRIGGLTASAETISLRLGILDQRLLLVVPPRTAGQAAAAAMACAATTGNNTSAGELFGPGGIAFDQG, from the coding sequence ATGTCGGAGCACTTCATCCCCGCAACCCATGAACGAGAACCAGAACCAGAACTCCGGCACTTCGCCTCCGGCTGTCTGCCGCGTCTGGCCCTGGAACCGACGATGGCGGGAACCGGGCTCTTCGACGGCGCCTGGTGGCCCCGGTCCTACGCCCTGGCGGCCGAGCTGCCGGACCTGATCACGGCGCTCGGCGCGCATCTGGGCCAGATCCGCCGGGTCGCCCTCGACACCGCGTGCTGGGCGGACGTGCCGCGCTCGATCACGGTGAACGGGGAGATCGTCAGGATCGGCGGGCTGACCGCCAGCGCGGAGACCATAAGTCTCAGACTGGGGATCCTGGACCAGCGGCTCCTGCTCGTCGTGCCTCCCCGCACGGCCGGGCAGGCCGCGGCCGCCGCGATGGCGTGCGCCGCGACGACCGGGAACAACACTTCGGCGGGGGAGCTGTTCGGCCCGGGGGGTATCGCGTTCGACCAGGGGTGA
- a CDS encoding DUF1330 domain-containing protein codes for MAKGYWVSVYRTISDPDKLAAYDELARPAVQAGGGRVLSRGERVVGYDAGIAERTILIEFDSFEQAVAARESEAYQKALVALGDGVERDFRVIEGLD; via the coding sequence ATGGCCAAGGGCTACTGGGTCAGCGTCTACCGCACCATCTCAGACCCCGACAAACTGGCTGCCTACGACGAGCTGGCCCGTCCGGCCGTCCAAGCCGGAGGCGGACGAGTCCTCTCCCGTGGCGAACGCGTCGTCGGATACGACGCCGGCATCGCCGAGCGCACCATCCTGATCGAGTTCGACAGCTTTGAGCAGGCCGTCGCGGCACGTGAGAGCGAGGCCTACCAGAAGGCGCTGGTCGCTCTCGGAGACGGCGTCGAGCGCGACTTCCGCGTCATCGAAGGCCTCGACTGA
- a CDS encoding APC family permease codes for MTEILARPSTSESATSSTPATATATATATAGKPELARSLGLVGAVLLTLSCLTPASSLFVIVPGLFATQGTGTALTLAIAGVLCVGVAFCYSELGTLIPSAGGEYAMVGSLLGRVSGWLTFFLAGVAAFIIPPIIAIGTGEYLHAAIPALPVSGAYSGAFVMAASTIMGVFDLRANAWITGVFLVLEVIAAGVVAVLGFAHTHQGAGVLIHPVVSDGHHTGALPFATVMVGLAVALFALQGFATAVYLSEEIQEPRRNVSRAVLWTLGLGAVVVVVPTVAITLGASGASALTGDNFDLIGMVKGWSDSAVGAFVALCIAAAIVNAAIVMVIQNSRILFASARDKAWPEPVNRALGTVSGRFGAPWVATLAVGAPGTALCFAPVDTLNGITGVAVTGLYLIVAVAALVGRRGAHKAKSAWRMPLWPAVPILVVGSLAGVLFELWRTQPSDLYWTLGATAVAALYWVLYLRPRAATRWLIDADPGAR; via the coding sequence ATGACCGAGATCCTGGCCCGGCCCTCGACTTCCGAGAGTGCGACATCGAGTACTCCTGCCACTGCCACTGCCACTGCCACTGCCACAGCCGGCAAGCCCGAACTGGCCCGCTCGCTGGGCCTGGTCGGCGCGGTCCTGCTCACCCTGTCCTGCCTGACCCCGGCGAGCTCGCTGTTCGTCATCGTGCCGGGCCTGTTCGCCACGCAGGGCACCGGGACCGCGCTCACGCTGGCGATCGCCGGGGTGCTGTGCGTCGGCGTCGCCTTCTGCTACTCCGAACTGGGCACCCTGATCCCCTCGGCCGGCGGCGAGTACGCCATGGTCGGGTCGCTGCTGGGCCGGGTCTCGGGCTGGCTGACGTTCTTCCTGGCCGGGGTCGCGGCGTTCATCATCCCGCCGATCATCGCGATCGGGACCGGTGAGTACCTGCACGCCGCGATCCCGGCGCTGCCGGTCAGCGGGGCGTACTCCGGGGCGTTCGTGATGGCGGCGTCGACCATCATGGGCGTCTTCGACCTGCGTGCCAACGCCTGGATCACCGGCGTGTTCCTGGTCCTGGAGGTGATCGCGGCCGGGGTGGTGGCGGTGCTCGGTTTCGCGCACACGCACCAGGGGGCCGGCGTCCTGATCCATCCGGTGGTCTCCGACGGGCACCACACCGGGGCGTTGCCGTTCGCGACCGTGATGGTCGGTCTGGCCGTCGCCTTGTTCGCCCTGCAGGGTTTCGCGACCGCCGTCTACCTGTCGGAGGAGATCCAGGAGCCGCGGCGCAACGTCTCGCGCGCGGTGCTGTGGACGCTCGGGCTCGGTGCGGTCGTGGTCGTGGTGCCGACGGTGGCCATCACCTTGGGCGCCAGCGGTGCCAGTGCGCTGACCGGCGACAACTTCGACCTGATCGGGATGGTCAAGGGCTGGAGCGATTCGGCGGTCGGCGCCTTCGTCGCGCTGTGCATCGCCGCGGCCATCGTGAACGCCGCGATCGTGATGGTGATCCAGAACTCGCGGATCCTGTTCGCCTCGGCGCGGGACAAGGCGTGGCCGGAGCCGGTGAACCGGGCGCTCGGCACGGTGTCCGGGCGCTTCGGGGCGCCGTGGGTCGCCACGCTGGCGGTCGGCGCGCCCGGTACGGCGCTGTGCTTCGCACCGGTCGACACGCTCAACGGGATCACCGGCGTCGCGGTGACCGGGCTGTACCTGATCGTCGCGGTCGCCGCGCTGGTCGGACGGCGCGGGGCGCACAAGGCGAAGAGCGCGTGGCGGATGCCGTTGTGGCCGGCGGTGCCGATCCTGGTCGTGGGCAGCCTGGCCGGCGTGCTGTTCGAACTCTGGCGCACCCAGCCCTCGGATCTTTACTGGACGCTCGGCGCGACCGCCGTGGCTGCGCTGTACTGGGTGCTGTATCTGCGGCCGCGGGCCGCGACGCGGTGGCTGATCGACGCCGACCCCGGAGCGCGGTGA
- a CDS encoding ATP/GTP-binding protein, producing the protein MTIVQNTAKILVAGGFGVGKTTLVGTVSEIEPLTTEAEMTSVGRGIDDTVGVPAKTATTVAFDFGRLTLAEDLILYLFGTPGQERFWFLWEELARGAIGAVVLADVRRLADAFAAIDFFEHRGLPHVVAVNQFDGARSYSQDALREALAIPASTPVLICDARDRTSTVTVLLALVEHAVKWHADEA; encoded by the coding sequence ATGACGATCGTTCAGAACACGGCCAAGATCCTGGTCGCCGGCGGGTTCGGCGTGGGCAAGACCACGCTGGTCGGCACGGTGTCCGAGATCGAGCCGCTGACCACCGAGGCCGAGATGACCTCGGTGGGGCGCGGCATCGACGACACGGTCGGCGTGCCCGCGAAGACCGCGACCACCGTCGCGTTCGACTTCGGGCGCCTCACCCTGGCCGAGGACCTGATCCTGTACCTGTTCGGCACCCCCGGCCAGGAACGCTTCTGGTTCCTGTGGGAGGAACTGGCCCGCGGCGCCATCGGCGCGGTGGTCCTGGCGGACGTGCGCCGCCTGGCCGACGCCTTCGCCGCCATCGACTTCTTCGAGCACCGCGGCCTGCCGCACGTGGTGGCGGTGAACCAGTTCGACGGCGCCCGCAGCTACAGCCAGGACGCCCTGCGCGAAGCCCTCGCCATCCCGGCCTCGACCCCGGTCCTGATCTGCGACGCCCGTGACCGCACCTCCACCGTCACCGTCCTGCTGGCCCTGGTCGAACACGCGGTGAAGTGGCACGCCGACGAGGCGTGA
- a CDS encoding PucR family transcriptional regulator, which translates to MADDDQVDAGAEALANRMLERTEEFAAGVAARITALVPVYAERVSPADLHRSVVEHFRVIFDGLLDPALDGNAPADLAGRARAAEGVPMSAVFEAYQISLAYIWEHLAEAAERDEVAPRVALRAASALWRRLSGFTDVMSDSYRTELAARIRSEEQRRSALIQALLEGHLSDAQVWEAADALRLPHQGPYVVIAARVAGVGEHGLTRGMEEGLQRRSITSAWRLLHDVEIGLASLPHPADQLDVLIDALAADSVGRVGISPLFDDLTGTSQALRLARIALRGAASPGKVVVFGRDSLSVAAASAPDVMARLSRGILSGLEGMTAEDRAILLDTFGAWLDHGGSADEAARRLYVHPNTVRYRLRRLEERTGRTLSDPRHVAELSLAFEVDRGQVASLAQGDGEDGER; encoded by the coding sequence ATGGCGGACGACGACCAGGTTGACGCCGGGGCCGAAGCGCTGGCCAACCGGATGCTCGAGCGCACCGAGGAGTTCGCGGCGGGCGTCGCCGCCCGGATCACCGCCCTGGTTCCGGTCTACGCCGAACGGGTGTCCCCGGCCGACCTGCACCGCTCGGTCGTCGAACACTTCCGGGTGATCTTCGACGGGCTGCTGGACCCGGCCCTGGACGGCAACGCCCCGGCCGACCTCGCCGGCCGCGCCCGGGCCGCTGAGGGCGTGCCGATGTCGGCGGTGTTCGAGGCGTATCAGATCTCGCTGGCGTACATCTGGGAGCACCTGGCCGAGGCCGCCGAACGCGACGAGGTCGCCCCGCGGGTCGCCCTGCGCGCCGCCTCCGCCCTGTGGCGCCGCCTGTCGGGCTTCACCGACGTGATGTCGGACAGCTACCGCACCGAACTCGCGGCCCGGATCCGCAGCGAGGAGCAGCGCCGCTCGGCGCTGATCCAGGCCCTGCTGGAGGGGCACCTGTCCGACGCCCAGGTGTGGGAGGCCGCCGACGCGCTGCGGCTGCCGCACCAGGGCCCGTACGTGGTGATCGCCGCCCGCGTCGCCGGCGTCGGCGAACACGGCCTGACCCGCGGCATGGAGGAGGGACTGCAACGCCGCAGCATCACCTCGGCTTGGCGGCTGCTGCACGACGTCGAGATCGGCCTGGCCAGCCTCCCGCACCCCGCCGACCAACTGGACGTCCTCATCGACGCCCTGGCCGCCGACAGCGTGGGCCGCGTCGGCATCAGCCCCCTGTTCGACGACCTCACCGGCACCTCCCAGGCCCTGCGCCTGGCCCGCATCGCCCTGCGCGGCGCGGCCAGCCCCGGCAAGGTGGTGGTCTTCGGCCGCGACTCCCTGTCAGTGGCGGCGGCGAGCGCACCGGACGTGATGGCGCGGCTGTCGCGCGGGATCCTGTCCGGCCTGGAGGGCATGACGGCGGAGGACCGCGCCATCCTGTTGGACACCTTCGGCGCCTGGCTGGACCACGGCGGCTCCGCCGACGAGGCCGCGCGGCGGCTGTACGTGCACCCGAACACGGTGCGGTACCGACTGCGGCGGCTGGAGGAGCGGACCGGCCGGACGCTTTCGGACCCGCGGCATGTGGCGGAGCTGAGCCTGGCGTTCGAGGTGGATCGGGGGCAGGTCGCTTCGCTGGCGCAGGGGGATGGCGAGGACGGGGAGCGGTGA
- a CDS encoding DNA-3-methyladenine glycosylase I — protein MQDLVTGEDGLPRCGWAGTGGDYAAYHDTEWGRTLHGDDAMFERLSLEGFQAGLAWITVLRKREAFRKAFHGFSIDAVAALTEADVERLLTDPGIIRSRAKIESAIHNARIVRDLPEGLDAYLWSFAPATHRRPKSFTETPTETPESKAMAKALKKTGVKFVGPTSAYALMQATGMVDDHLKGCFRAAG, from the coding sequence GTGCAAGATCTGGTGACTGGCGAAGACGGCCTCCCCCGCTGCGGCTGGGCCGGCACGGGCGGCGACTACGCGGCGTACCACGACACGGAGTGGGGCCGCACCCTGCACGGCGACGACGCGATGTTCGAGCGCCTGAGCCTGGAGGGCTTCCAGGCCGGCCTGGCCTGGATCACGGTCCTGCGCAAACGCGAGGCCTTCCGCAAGGCGTTCCACGGCTTCAGCATCGACGCCGTGGCCGCTCTGACCGAGGCCGACGTCGAGCGCCTGCTGACCGACCCCGGCATCATCCGCAGCCGCGCCAAGATCGAGTCCGCGATCCACAACGCCCGCATCGTCCGCGACCTCCCCGAGGGCCTCGACGCCTACCTGTGGAGCTTCGCCCCGGCCACCCACCGCCGCCCGAAGTCCTTCACCGAGACCCCGACCGAGACCCCGGAGTCCAAGGCCATGGCCAAGGCCCTGAAGAAGACCGGCGTGAAGTTTGTCGGCCCCACCTCCGCCTACGCCCTGATGCAGGCCACCGGCATGGTCGACGACCACCTGAAGGGCTGTTTCCGCGCCGCGGGGTGA